Proteins from one Veillonellales bacterium genomic window:
- a CDS encoding site-specific integrase: MTMDNKDFVLRKNDFIQQNKKLSEKSKKRMQKSKAENTLRAYEADWLDYYDWCSHHNYQALPAEPETIVNYINDLADNARANTVSRRLSAISENHKAAGYQSDNPCRSGLVRNALDAIKREKGTIQQGKTPLLLEDLQEIAPYFDDSDMIGMRDKALMLTGFMGAFRRSELVKINVEDLTFSPEGVTILVHQSKGDQEGQGEYVAIPCNSDSTVCAVAALKNWLQAAQLKSGALFRPFNKYKQIRARRLTDKSVALIVKKYASLAGRNAENFAGHSLRRGFATSAAQHDVDERTIMQQTRHKSEKMVRRYIEQGNLFKNNALNKMF, translated from the coding sequence ATGACTATGGACAATAAAGATTTTGTTCTCCGTAAAAATGATTTTATCCAACAAAATAAAAAGCTTTCGGAAAAAAGTAAAAAACGAATGCAGAAATCCAAAGCCGAGAACACACTGCGTGCGTATGAAGCCGACTGGCTGGATTACTATGATTGGTGTTCCCACCATAATTATCAAGCACTGCCAGCCGAACCGGAAACGATCGTGAACTATATCAATGACCTGGCTGATAATGCCAGGGCGAATACTGTATCCAGACGATTAAGCGCTATTTCTGAAAACCATAAAGCTGCCGGTTATCAGAGCGATAATCCTTGTCGCAGTGGCCTTGTACGGAATGCACTGGATGCTATAAAACGGGAAAAAGGCACAATTCAGCAAGGAAAGACCCCCCTCCTACTGGAAGATTTACAAGAAATTGCTCCCTATTTTGATGATTCCGATATGATCGGAATGCGAGACAAAGCACTTATGCTCACTGGATTTATGGGGGCGTTTCGTCGTTCGGAGTTGGTTAAAATCAATGTTGAAGATTTAACATTTTCCCCTGAGGGCGTAACCATTTTAGTCCATCAATCCAAGGGAGATCAAGAAGGTCAAGGTGAATACGTTGCCATTCCCTGTAACTCCGATTCTACTGTGTGTGCTGTCGCTGCCTTGAAAAATTGGTTGCAGGCCGCTCAACTTAAATCAGGAGCGTTGTTTCGCCCTTTTAATAAATATAAGCAAATACGGGCAAGACGCTTGACAGATAAATCTGTAGCTCTCATTGTTAAAAAATATGCTTCACTAGCTGGCCGCAACGCCGAGAACTTTGCCGGTCATAGCCTGAGACGGGGCTTCGCCACCAGCGCTGCCCAACATGATGTTGACGAGCGCACTATTATGCAGCAAACACGCCATAAATCCGAAAAGATGGTTCGCAGATATATCGAACAAGGCAACTTGTTTAAGAATAATGCGTTAAATAAGATGTTTTAG
- a CDS encoding NAD(P)H-dependent glycerol-3-phosphate dehydrogenase: protein MKLAVIGAGSWGTAIAGVLGQQHEHVVLWARNEALVKQMREARQNQQYLPDVNLPITVSYSENINEAVANAHLIVIATPSQAVRATAGKIAKSVAKDALILTAAKGLELPTLKRMSQVIAETIPASADRIAALSGPSHAEEVGLRFPTTTVVASPVRRVAEKIQDLIMLPYFRVYTNPDIIGVELGGAFKNIIALGAGMIEGLGFGDNTKAALMTRGLAEISRLGIAMGAQPLTFAGLSGVGDLIVTCTSRHSRNCRAGILLAQGKTVQQVETESNMVVEGIKATQAAYELSKQLEIEMPITEQIFLTLYEGKSPREAVADLMTRVKTHEVEEVVFDKIKWK from the coding sequence TTGAAATTAGCTGTGATTGGCGCTGGCAGTTGGGGAACTGCTATCGCCGGAGTTTTGGGTCAGCAGCACGAACATGTTGTATTATGGGCCCGTAATGAAGCATTGGTAAAGCAAATGCGGGAAGCCAGACAAAATCAACAATATTTACCCGATGTGAATTTGCCGATTACTGTATCCTATTCAGAAAATATCAACGAAGCAGTTGCCAATGCCCATCTAATTGTTATTGCCACGCCATCTCAGGCTGTGCGGGCCACAGCCGGGAAAATTGCAAAATCAGTTGCAAAGGATGCGCTTATTCTTACTGCTGCTAAGGGGCTGGAACTCCCAACACTGAAAAGAATGTCTCAGGTCATAGCAGAGACGATTCCCGCTTCGGCGGATCGGATTGCAGCTCTCTCAGGGCCCAGTCATGCCGAAGAAGTGGGGCTTCGATTTCCAACGACTACTGTTGTTGCTTCGCCAGTTCGCCGGGTTGCCGAAAAAATCCAGGATTTAATCATGCTGCCGTATTTTAGAGTTTATACCAATCCGGATATCATCGGAGTGGAATTAGGTGGGGCGTTTAAAAATATTATTGCCTTAGGAGCCGGCATGATAGAAGGGTTAGGCTTTGGTGATAATACCAAGGCTGCTTTGATGACCAGAGGCCTTGCCGAAATTTCCCGCTTGGGTATAGCTATGGGGGCTCAGCCTTTAACTTTTGCCGGTTTATCCGGTGTTGGCGATCTGATAGTTACATGTACTAGTCGGCACAGCCGGAATTGCCGGGCGGGAATACTGCTGGCGCAGGGGAAAACAGTTCAACAGGTGGAAACTGAAAGCAATATGGTGGTCGAAGGGATTAAAGCAACCCAAGCCGCCTATGAGCTGTCAAAACAACTTGAAATCGAAATGCCCATCACTGAACAAATTTTTCTTACTTTATACGAAGGAAAGTCACCGCGGGAAGCCGTTGCTGATTTGATGACCCGTGTTAAAACTCACGAGGTGGAAGAGGTTGTATTTGATAAAATAAAATGGAAATAA